Genomic window (candidate division KSB1 bacterium):
CATGAGCATGTTTTCTTTCCATGCTCTTAATATACAAAAATAGAAATATAAATTCAAGATGGACGTTTGTCCTCGGTGTACACATGTCCTCTGTTTTCAAGAATTTAAGCTAACATTGTCAAGATAAAAAGGATGAAAAAGCCCAATTTCGCATCGGCTTGTTGATGGACACGCTGAAAGAAGAACGCTGGCAAAAGGATCGCGATTTCTTTGTCGCCGCAGCGGAAAAACTCGGGGCCGAGGGGTTGGTGCAATCGGCCAACACCGATGACGCGCGGCAGATCGCGCAATGCGAAAATCTGCTGAGTCAGGGCGTCGATGCGCTCGTCATCGCGCCGTCGTCAAAAATGCCTCGTTCAAAATTCGTCGTGGCGAGATTCTCGGCATTTCCGGCCTGATGGGCGCCGGGTGCACCGAATTGCTGATGGGCATCTTTGGCGTTTGGTCCGGTCGCCGCGAGGGCAAAATTTTTTTTTGAATGGTCAGGCTATCCCAATCCGGCAGCCACAGGAGGCCATCCGCGCCGGCCTGGGGTTGGTGAGTGAAGATCGCAAGCGTTTCGATTTGGTTTTGCAGCACAGTGTCGCGAAGAACATTACGCTCGCCAGCCTGCGCAAAATTGCGCCGAGAAATATTTTGGATGAAAACTTTGAAGTGCGGTTCAGCAACCGCCTCGTGGACGAACTGGACATTCGCGCGCCGTCGATTCATCACGACGTGATCACGCTTTCCGGCGGCAATCAACAAAAAGTCGTGCTGGCCAAATGTCTGCTCACCGAGCCGGCGGTGCAGTTCCTCGACGAGCCGACGCGCGGCATCGACGTCGGCGCGAAATTCGAGATCTATCAAATCATGAACAAACTGGTGCGCGACGGCGTCGCGGTGGTGATGGTTTCCTCGGAGCTTCCCGAGATTTTAGGCATGAGCCATCGCATTCTGGTTTTGCACGAAGGCGAGATTACCGGCGAGTTTTTACGCGAAGAAGCCACGCCGGAAAAAATCATGCTGGCGGCGACGGGGCGTGGGTAGTTTTGGGGAGTAGCGTCTTGAGAGACACAGATGTCACAGTTTATTGTTCATCTATCCCAATGGTCATTTTGGTGGCCTCGGCTTCCATGTGTGATTGGGCCGAAGCTGGATTAAGGCGTTAAATTGAAGCCACGGTTTTGAAGAAAACCAATGGCCATGTTAATGAAACGTTCTGCTTTGTTGATTTGATCTATGGTCTCCTTCTCTCCAGCATCGAAGAAATCGGTATAATCACTCAACTCCCTTGCATCGCGAGCGCGAGTGAGAATTTTGCCAAGTTCTTTATCAATAAGCCCTGGTTTGATGAAGTGCTTGCTAAAAAGGCTAATGACGCCCGTATGCTTTTTGGATTGCAATCCTTCGCTGGCAAGCAAAGCATTTGCAGCCGCAAAATTGGAGTCGCCGTTGCGCCGTCGTAATGCGCTTGCGAATCAATGCTTCATCTGCCATCAGACTTCGATCCCTTCTGCCTCAACTGATCGCGTGAAAGGCTCAGATTGTTCTTTCCACTCTTGATAAGTAGTTTGATCTATCAATTTGAGGGAGATGTCGACGTCGTGTTCCAGCATAAAGTCAACGAGATAGTCATATATCCTATCGCGAAGCTCTTCAGATGAGCTCTTTAACAGTACAACGACATCGACATCCGAATCTTCCCGTTGTTCTCCACGCGCATGCGATCCAATGAGAATGATTTTTTCAATATTTTCTCCGGCAAGTTGCCTGAGTCCTTTGGCAAACAATGCGAGAAGTGCCAAAAGTTGTGAGTTGGACTTCATGTTTGGCTTCCTTGTTTCGTTCAGTTGCTAAATTAAAAAATTGTCGACTTTTGTTTCATTCTGTGCCCGCAGAACGCGTGTAACAAAAGCACTCACCGTCTCACCGTTAGCGCGGGCTTGCGATTTACACCAGTCGAGTACATCTTTGTCTGAGGTTAGCCCCATGCGGATTCGTATGTGGCGATCCCACTCGTCTGGCGGCGGCAATTGCTGAACGACGGGCGGCCGGTGCCGCATTTTGCTAAAATCGTATTCTTTTTTCATGGCTGGAGGAAATTCCAAGCACGATAAAGCGGTCTTTGTCTCTTGAATGATCTTCGTCGTAAACTTCGATTTTCAAAGGGGCCGAAAAACAGGTGGAGGCTTCGGTGAAATCGACACCATGCTTTTGAGTGTTCTCTTGCTCTTTTCGGTTGTGCCATTCAAAAGTCATTGATTCCCTCAATTTTTTGTGGCACAGGTCAAATTACAAAATGAAACGTTGATATTCAAGCAAAATTTCATATTCAAGTAGAATTTTTGAAATTGCGCTGGTTCAAAATTTTTCCCCTTGCATTTGCTCGCCCGGATTTTTATACTATAGCCACAAGTGTTTTGAAGATTGGATATGGAAAAAACCGACCGCTTGTGGGAGCTCGAGCGCCAGGTTTTTCAGCTCCGCACGTTGTACGAAGTGGCGCAAACCTTGACGGCTTGCCGCGACCGCGAAAGCATTTATAGCGGCGTGTCGGCGATTTTGTCGGGAACGTTTGGCGCCGGACACGCGGCGGCGTTCTCGCGCGATCGCGAG
Coding sequences:
- a CDS encoding ATP-binding cassette domain-containing protein, with amino-acid sequence MNGQAIPIRQPQEAIRAGLGLVSEDRKRFDLVLQHSVAKNITLASLRKIAPRNILDENFEVRFSNRLVDELDIRAPSIHHDVITLSGGNQQKVVLAKCLLTEPAVQFLDEPTRGIDVGAKFEIYQIMNKLVRDGVAVVMVSSELPEILGMSHRILVLHEGEITGEFLREEATPEKIMLAATGRG
- a CDS encoding nucleotidyltransferase domain-containing protein; its protein translation is MKSNSQLLALLALFAKGLRQLAGENIEKIILIGSHARGEQREDSDVDVVVLLKSSSEELRDRIYDYLVDFMLEHDVDISLKLIDQTTYQEWKEQSEPFTRSVEAEGIEV
- a CDS encoding BrnT family toxin, yielding MTFEWHNRKEQENTQKHGVDFTEASTCFSAPLKIEVYDEDHSRDKDRFIVLGISSSHEKRIRF